A genomic stretch from Streptomyces sp. QL37 includes:
- a CDS encoding glycoside hydrolase family 43 protein: MSARNALPVIPGFYPDPSVCRVGDDYYLVTSSFEYFPGVPIFHSRNLVDWKQIGNVLDRPGQLVVRPGREGASAGIYAPTIRHHDGRFWVTTTNRETVMDGHLIVHTDDPAGDWSDPVHTTGALGIDPDLAWDTDGTCYLTYSSPGGIWQTTVEPTTGKVLSTPQVIWTGTGLAHPEGPHLIRRGAYWYLLIAEGGTGPGHGICLARSESPSGPWESHPNNPVLSHRSTEHPVQNTGHGDLVELPDGSWAMVHLGVRPRGSFPETHVNGRETFLTGIDWVDDWPVVVEDRFTVPEQPTAFTEEFAGQGLDPRFVAPGVDPRSFTEITPGGGVRLAAGRAPEAREAERLLAFRARDTAWTATATVPEGDVAFVVRIDDAHWAGLERRGRTLSARVVIGPLDQVLASVEDAAPDRPLVLRTTSNTEQFSFAKGPDDLHLGYLGEEGFQPLITIDGRYLSTEVAGGFTGRVIGLEALSSGTLVTRLTYTPDPVLEPAPSHQPAVEA; encoded by the coding sequence ATGAGCGCCCGCAACGCCCTCCCGGTCATTCCGGGCTTCTACCCTGATCCGTCCGTCTGTCGTGTCGGCGACGACTACTACCTGGTGACCTCCAGCTTCGAGTACTTCCCCGGCGTCCCCATCTTCCACAGCCGCAATCTGGTCGACTGGAAGCAGATCGGCAACGTCCTGGACCGGCCCGGCCAGCTCGTTGTGCGGCCTGGCAGGGAAGGCGCGAGTGCGGGCATCTACGCGCCCACGATCCGGCACCACGACGGCCGGTTCTGGGTGACGACGACCAACCGCGAAACGGTCATGGACGGGCACCTCATCGTCCACACCGACGATCCCGCGGGCGACTGGAGCGACCCGGTCCACACAACCGGCGCTCTCGGGATCGACCCGGACCTGGCATGGGACACGGACGGCACCTGTTACCTGACCTACTCCTCCCCCGGCGGCATCTGGCAGACCACGGTCGAGCCGACGACCGGCAAGGTCCTGTCCACGCCCCAGGTCATCTGGACCGGGACCGGTCTGGCCCACCCCGAAGGGCCGCATTTGATCCGGCGCGGCGCCTACTGGTACCTGTTGATCGCCGAGGGGGGAACCGGCCCCGGCCATGGGATCTGCCTCGCACGGTCAGAATCGCCCTCCGGCCCCTGGGAATCGCACCCGAACAACCCTGTGCTGAGCCACCGGAGCACGGAACACCCGGTGCAGAACACCGGCCATGGCGACCTGGTCGAGCTGCCCGACGGCTCCTGGGCCATGGTGCATCTGGGTGTACGACCCCGTGGCTCATTTCCCGAGACGCACGTCAACGGCCGCGAGACCTTCCTCACCGGAATCGACTGGGTGGACGACTGGCCGGTGGTTGTCGAGGACCGCTTCACCGTCCCGGAGCAACCGACCGCGTTCACCGAGGAGTTCGCCGGCCAAGGGCTGGACCCGCGCTTCGTCGCCCCAGGGGTTGACCCGCGTTCGTTCACCGAGATCACGCCAGGCGGGGGCGTGCGCCTGGCGGCCGGGCGGGCCCCTGAGGCACGGGAGGCCGAGAGGCTACTCGCCTTCCGCGCCCGCGACACTGCGTGGACGGCCACCGCGACCGTTCCGGAAGGCGACGTCGCCTTCGTCGTGCGCATCGACGACGCCCACTGGGCCGGGCTGGAGCGCCGGGGCCGGACACTCTCTGCACGGGTCGTCATCGGCCCACTGGACCAGGTCCTGGCCTCCGTCGAGGATGCCGCCCCGGATCGGCCCCTCGTCCTGCGCACGACCTCCAACACCGAACAGTTCAGTTTCGCCAAAGGCCCTGACGACCTGCACCTCGGCTATCTGGGCGAGGAAGGGTTCCAACCTCTGATCACCATCGACGGCCGCTACCTCTCCACCGAGGTCGCAGGCGGCTTCACCGGTCGCGTCATCGGTCTCGAAGCCCTGAGCTCCGGCACCCTGGTGACCAGGCTGACCTACACGCCCGACCCGGTTCTTGAGCCGGCCCCATCTCACCAGCCTGCCGTGGAGGCCTGA
- a CDS encoding TetR/AcrR family transcriptional regulator: MTKPRKPRGPYRKSAERREQILQAAYEAIDEHGERASLQDIADRVGVTQPALTYYFPTRDDLLLAVLERRDAMGKATAAAVSTEHTMIDGMVASARHTTDHPGLAKLYVTLSAAATDPASPAYDHFRNRYRTLADEVTRDFATQQRLGEMRDDAPAEHLARALLAVLDGLQIQWMHDPTVDIATIAETFTRLLTGPGATTSGARAEPPTG; encoded by the coding sequence GTGACGAAGCCGCGAAAGCCGCGGGGGCCCTACCGCAAGAGCGCCGAGCGGCGGGAGCAGATCCTCCAGGCCGCTTACGAGGCCATCGACGAGCACGGAGAACGAGCTTCCCTCCAGGACATCGCCGACCGGGTCGGAGTGACGCAGCCGGCACTCACCTACTATTTCCCCACTCGCGATGACCTCCTCCTCGCCGTCCTCGAACGACGTGACGCGATGGGGAAGGCGACGGCAGCCGCGGTTTCGACCGAGCACACCATGATCGACGGAATGGTGGCGAGTGCCCGCCACACCACCGATCACCCCGGGCTCGCGAAGCTGTACGTCACGCTCTCAGCGGCGGCCACCGATCCTGCAAGCCCGGCGTACGACCACTTCCGTAACCGCTACCGGACCCTCGCCGACGAGGTCACGCGGGACTTCGCAACACAGCAGCGACTCGGGGAAATGCGAGACGACGCACCTGCGGAACATCTGGCCAGGGCGCTGCTCGCCGTCCTGGACGGGTTGCAGATCCAATGGATGCACGATCCCACAGTCGACATCGCGACCATCGCCGAGACGTTCACCCGCCTGTTGACCGGTCCGGGCGCAACCACGTCCGGGGCGCGAGCGGAGCCGCCCACGGGCTGA
- a CDS encoding rhamnulokinase family protein: MTHSVAAVDLGATSGRVMLGTVTDDRVSLREIRRFSNTPVQEWQGARSTLRWNIGELHTHIMEGLREAVRLEPGLSGLAVDSWGVDYGLVRRGALVDDPFHYRDPRTAPVAEDVHQHLRPADLYRRSGVQPMAINTLYQLVDDRRHARLKEGDSVLLIPQLVEYLLTGVQRAEPSIASTTGLLDVNGAWDGQLARSLGLPDTALPPLVGTGHEQVPVLADVGRAVGNERLMITSVASHDTACAVAATPLRPGDAYISCGTWGLAGVELETPLVSEDAYQEGFTNEVGHGGRVCFQRNLMGLWLLNECVRRWNVLGDARTLPQLLAGARAVSARPVFDVDDPVFSGPGDMPQRIVDWYDDRGLEPPRSQTEIVRSIVDSLAESFSLAVEAASRLTGRSINRIHVVGGGSRNALLREAIAERSGLQVLAGPAEATALGNVLIQAAAAGHVSPDPEALRALAERSFDRTL, from the coding sequence ATGACGCACTCAGTGGCTGCGGTCGACCTCGGTGCGACGAGTGGCCGGGTCATGCTCGGTACCGTCACGGACGACCGGGTCTCACTCCGGGAGATCAGACGATTCTCGAACACACCCGTCCAGGAGTGGCAGGGAGCGCGCTCGACGCTGAGGTGGAACATCGGCGAGCTGCACACCCACATCATGGAGGGTCTCCGGGAAGCCGTTCGCCTGGAGCCGGGACTTTCCGGCCTGGCGGTCGACTCATGGGGCGTCGACTACGGCCTGGTGCGGCGAGGGGCGCTGGTCGACGATCCATTCCACTACCGGGACCCCCGCACCGCTCCTGTCGCTGAGGACGTGCACCAGCATCTCCGGCCGGCCGACCTGTACCGGCGCAGTGGTGTGCAGCCGATGGCCATCAACACGCTGTACCAACTGGTGGACGACCGGCGCCACGCAAGGCTGAAGGAGGGTGATTCCGTTCTCCTGATTCCGCAACTGGTCGAGTACCTGCTCACCGGCGTACAGCGCGCTGAGCCTTCCATCGCCTCGACGACGGGGCTGCTCGACGTGAACGGCGCCTGGGACGGACAACTCGCCCGGTCACTGGGACTTCCCGACACCGCGCTGCCGCCACTTGTCGGCACCGGTCACGAGCAGGTCCCCGTCCTCGCCGACGTCGGGCGGGCAGTCGGGAACGAGCGGCTGATGATCACCTCCGTCGCGTCGCACGACACGGCTTGCGCTGTGGCCGCGACTCCCCTCCGCCCCGGCGATGCCTACATCAGCTGTGGGACGTGGGGTCTGGCCGGGGTGGAACTCGAGACCCCCCTCGTCAGCGAGGACGCCTATCAGGAAGGCTTCACCAACGAGGTGGGCCACGGCGGCAGAGTCTGCTTCCAGCGCAACCTGATGGGGCTGTGGCTGCTCAATGAATGCGTCCGCCGGTGGAATGTGCTGGGTGATGCCCGCACGTTGCCGCAGCTCCTGGCCGGTGCACGGGCTGTCTCGGCCAGGCCCGTCTTCGACGTGGACGATCCGGTCTTCTCCGGGCCGGGAGACATGCCGCAGAGGATCGTGGACTGGTACGACGACCGGGGACTGGAGCCGCCGCGCTCACAGACGGAGATCGTCCGGTCCATCGTGGACAGCTTGGCCGAAAGCTTCTCCCTCGCGGTAGAAGCGGCTTCACGGCTGACCGGGCGCTCCATCAACCGCATCCATGTGGTGGGGGGCGGGTCCCGCAACGCGCTGTTGCGCGAGGCGATCGCAGAGCGTTCAGGGCTTCAGGTCCTGGCGGGACCGGCGGAGGCCACGGCGCTGGGCAACGTCCTGATCCAGGCAGCGGCGGCAGGACATGTCTCCCCGGATCCGGAGGCGCTGCGTGCCTTGGCCGAGCGCTCTTTCGACCGCACGTTGTAG
- the rhaI gene encoding L-rhamnose isomerase, whose amino-acid sequence MSKSQILDRLAAQHIETQSWGYVSTGTRFKVFNTPGTPRDVWEKIDDAALVHRLTGVAPSVALHIPWDRVDDYGALARYAADQGVRIGSISPNLFQDDDYRFGSLAHLDAAVRRKAIGHSQEVVDVMRATGSKTMSMWLADGTNYPGQGDFRIRRNHILQSLREIYEALDDDMTLILEYKLFEPAFYHTDIADWGQSLTMCQKIGDRAKVLVDLGHHALGVNIEHIVATLLDEGRLGGFDLNNKKYADDDLFVGAINPHELFLIALELVKAEDDPAASVADTARAVLYKIDQCAMVEDKIPAMLRSVTAMQTAFAKALLVDHEELAEHQAQGDVVGANEVLSDAYETDVRPMLRELRERLGVPENPLKAFAGSAERRKRIDERVGTPAGW is encoded by the coding sequence ATGAGTAAGAGCCAGATCCTCGACCGTCTGGCGGCTCAGCACATAGAAACGCAATCCTGGGGATACGTGAGTACGGGGACCCGTTTCAAGGTCTTCAACACTCCTGGGACACCCCGTGACGTCTGGGAGAAGATCGACGACGCCGCTCTCGTGCACCGGCTGACCGGCGTCGCCCCCAGCGTTGCCCTGCACATTCCCTGGGACCGTGTCGACGACTACGGCGCTCTCGCGCGATACGCCGCCGACCAGGGGGTGCGCATAGGATCGATCAGCCCGAACCTCTTCCAGGACGACGACTATCGCTTCGGTTCCCTCGCTCATCTCGACGCGGCGGTCCGGCGGAAGGCGATCGGGCACTCGCAGGAGGTCGTCGACGTGATGCGGGCGACCGGATCGAAGACCATGTCGATGTGGCTGGCCGACGGCACGAACTACCCCGGCCAGGGTGATTTCCGGATCCGCCGTAACCACATCCTCCAGTCGCTGCGTGAGATCTACGAGGCTCTCGACGACGACATGACCCTCATCCTCGAGTACAAGCTCTTCGAGCCGGCCTTTTACCACACAGACATCGCGGACTGGGGTCAGTCGCTGACCATGTGTCAGAAGATTGGCGACAGGGCCAAGGTGCTCGTCGACCTCGGGCATCACGCACTCGGTGTGAACATCGAGCACATCGTGGCCACCCTGCTCGACGAGGGTCGGCTCGGTGGCTTCGACCTGAACAACAAGAAGTACGCGGACGACGACCTGTTCGTGGGTGCGATCAACCCCCACGAACTGTTCCTGATAGCTCTCGAACTGGTGAAGGCGGAGGACGATCCGGCGGCATCGGTCGCGGACACGGCCCGTGCGGTGCTCTACAAGATCGATCAGTGCGCGATGGTCGAGGACAAGATCCCCGCGATGCTGCGTAGCGTCACCGCTATGCAGACCGCCTTCGCGAAGGCCCTTCTCGTCGATCACGAGGAGTTGGCCGAGCATCAGGCCCAGGGGGACGTCGTAGGTGCCAACGAGGTGCTCTCCGACGCCTATGAGACCGACGTGCGGCCCATGCTGCGTGAGCTGCGCGAGCGGCTCGGCGTGCCGGAGAACCCGCTGAAGGCGTTCGCCGGGTCCGCCGAGCGCCGCAAGCGCATCGACGAGCGCGTCGGCACGCCCGCGGGCTGGTGA
- a CDS encoding class II aldolase/adducin family protein has product MLPSDESVSSVAADLVHLSRRLGHEDQDWACVAEGNVSASLGDGTLLVKASGARMREAQPSDFVQVRLAALLELIDGDRVGDQHVEAAFEAARTDPEGKRPSVESLLHAVCVDEGNATVVGHSHPADLNAFLCSSRPELLVQGSLIPDQIVVLGRHQLLVPYVDPGLALARRVRADLRAFSASHGTAPKAIYLANHGFFALGNSSREVLDITEMATKCARVLLGTMTVGVPAYLSAEDCERIDTRPDELLRRGMLSTDAK; this is encoded by the coding sequence ATGCTTCCCTCCGACGAGAGCGTCTCCTCCGTCGCCGCCGATCTGGTCCATCTCTCGCGGCGGCTCGGGCACGAGGATCAGGACTGGGCGTGCGTGGCGGAAGGCAACGTCTCCGCATCCCTCGGTGACGGCACTCTGCTGGTCAAGGCGAGTGGTGCCCGGATGCGAGAGGCCCAGCCGTCCGACTTCGTGCAGGTCCGGCTGGCTGCTCTCCTGGAGCTCATCGACGGGGACCGGGTCGGGGACCAGCACGTCGAAGCGGCCTTTGAGGCAGCACGAACCGATCCCGAGGGCAAGCGCCCATCGGTGGAGTCCCTGCTGCACGCGGTCTGCGTCGACGAAGGCAACGCCACCGTCGTCGGTCACAGCCACCCGGCGGACCTCAACGCCTTTCTCTGCTCCAGCCGACCGGAGTTGCTCGTCCAGGGAAGCCTCATCCCTGACCAGATCGTCGTGCTCGGGCGCCACCAACTCCTCGTCCCTTATGTCGACCCCGGTCTCGCCCTGGCGCGGCGGGTCCGGGCGGACCTGCGGGCCTTCTCCGCGAGCCACGGAACAGCCCCAAAAGCCATCTACCTGGCCAACCACGGCTTCTTCGCACTCGGTAACTCCTCCCGGGAGGTGCTGGACATCACCGAGATGGCGACGAAGTGTGCCCGTGTCCTGCTCGGCACCATGACTGTGGGCGTGCCCGCGTATCTCTCCGCCGAAGACTGCGAGCGGATCGATACCCGGCCGGACGAGCTCTTGCGGCGCGGCATGCTCTCGACCGACGCGAAGTGA
- a CDS encoding alpha-L-rhamnosidase, whose protein sequence is MITADCPSAPLLRTSVDLDAGHGAVVAAVLRATALGVVEARLNGVPASPDVLTPGWSAYEQRLRYAEWDVRELIRPTTIVVLSVGNGWYRGRMGWLGMQSVYGPERAAAAELLLTFEDGHRQTVVTDEHWQAASSGVLSDDWYDGQVTDTRLLMPADAHLAPDDVWTQARVVDFDPSVLEPYIGPPVRRHEEIAPTVVGRTAEGHLLLDFRQNIVGWLRIRVQGAEGAELVVRHAEVLEDGDLSVRPLRSAAAVDRYVLSGAEDVLEPTFTFHGFQYATIEGWTGTDESAVEAVKAVVVGSVLERTGHFSCSDADLTRLHENVVWGMRGNFLEVPTDCPQRDERMGYIGDLAAFAPTAAYLFDVRDFMRDWLRDLSLEQEKAGGLVPIVVPDVLKYETGMYTPPEGVVIKPAPMALYHDGAVWIPWALYEQYGDLRFLEEQRRSVADYLKLIEDTLNEDGTLTEGFQLGDWLDPAAPPEDPSAARADREVLATACMYRSVDLAARMARALGDDEEAERRALVADRIRQGFTTRYVGTDGRIRSDAPTVYALAIAFGLVSGAGARAAGDRLAQLVADGGHVIATGFVGTPFILHALSASGHTDTAYRLLTQKECPSWLYQVSMGATTIWERWDAIRPDGSVNPGEMTSFNHYAFGSVADWMHRVVAGLSPLEPGYRRVLFAPRPGGGLSSAAARVRTPQGEAAIDWSIDGDRIRAAVQVPEGTEGILSLPGMAERTLAPGRHQIEERVPVL, encoded by the coding sequence ATGATCACAGCCGACTGTCCGTCCGCGCCGCTGCTGCGAACCTCGGTCGATCTGGACGCCGGCCATGGCGCCGTGGTCGCGGCCGTTCTCAGGGCGACGGCCCTCGGAGTGGTCGAAGCCCGCCTGAATGGTGTGCCCGCCTCGCCGGATGTGCTCACGCCGGGATGGTCCGCGTACGAACAGAGGCTGCGATACGCCGAATGGGACGTACGCGAACTGATCCGGCCCACGACCATAGTGGTGCTCTCCGTCGGCAACGGCTGGTACCGCGGCCGGATGGGCTGGCTCGGGATGCAGTCCGTCTACGGTCCCGAACGCGCGGCCGCCGCCGAACTGCTGCTGACCTTCGAGGACGGACACCGCCAGACCGTGGTGACCGATGAACACTGGCAGGCTGCATCGAGTGGGGTCCTCTCCGACGACTGGTACGATGGGCAGGTCACGGACACCCGGCTTCTGATGCCGGCCGATGCGCATCTTGCCCCGGACGACGTATGGACCCAGGCGCGGGTGGTGGACTTCGATCCTTCGGTGCTGGAGCCGTACATCGGACCGCCCGTGCGCCGACATGAGGAGATCGCCCCCACCGTCGTGGGGCGGACCGCTGAGGGCCACCTGCTGCTCGACTTCCGGCAGAACATCGTCGGCTGGCTCCGTATCCGGGTGCAGGGGGCCGAGGGGGCCGAACTGGTCGTCCGCCACGCCGAAGTGCTGGAGGACGGCGATCTCTCGGTGCGTCCGCTGCGGTCGGCGGCGGCTGTGGACCGGTACGTCCTGTCCGGGGCCGAGGACGTGCTCGAGCCGACGTTCACCTTCCACGGTTTCCAGTACGCCACCATCGAAGGATGGACCGGCACGGACGAGTCGGCCGTCGAAGCCGTCAAGGCCGTGGTGGTCGGATCGGTCCTCGAACGCACCGGGCACTTCTCCTGCTCGGACGCGGATCTCACGCGTCTGCACGAGAACGTCGTGTGGGGGATGCGCGGCAACTTCCTCGAGGTGCCCACCGACTGTCCGCAGCGTGACGAGCGCATGGGCTACATCGGAGACCTGGCCGCCTTCGCGCCCACGGCCGCGTACCTCTTCGACGTACGGGACTTCATGCGTGACTGGCTGCGAGACCTTTCCCTGGAGCAGGAGAAGGCCGGGGGCTTGGTCCCCATCGTCGTACCCGACGTACTCAAATACGAGACGGGTATGTACACGCCTCCTGAGGGAGTCGTCATCAAGCCTGCACCGATGGCCCTCTACCACGACGGTGCCGTCTGGATCCCGTGGGCCCTGTACGAGCAGTACGGGGACCTCCGGTTCTTGGAGGAGCAGCGCCGGTCGGTGGCGGACTACCTCAAGCTCATCGAGGACACTCTCAATGAAGACGGGACACTCACCGAGGGCTTCCAGCTCGGGGACTGGCTCGACCCGGCCGCTCCGCCGGAGGACCCCAGCGCCGCCCGCGCGGACCGAGAGGTCCTGGCCACCGCCTGCATGTACCGTTCCGTCGATCTGGCCGCCCGGATGGCGCGGGCCCTCGGCGACGACGAGGAGGCTGAGCGCCGCGCCCTGGTCGCCGACCGGATTCGGCAGGGCTTCACCACCCGCTACGTGGGTACGGACGGCCGGATACGCTCCGACGCACCCACCGTGTACGCCCTGGCCATCGCCTTCGGGCTGGTCTCCGGGGCCGGTGCCCGCGCGGCCGGCGACCGCTTGGCCCAACTGGTGGCCGATGGTGGCCATGTCATCGCGACCGGGTTCGTGGGAACGCCCTTCATCCTCCATGCGCTGAGCGCATCCGGCCACACTGACACCGCTTACCGTCTGCTGACCCAGAAGGAGTGTCCGTCCTGGCTTTACCAGGTCAGCATGGGTGCGACCACGATCTGGGAGCGCTGGGACGCGATCCGCCCCGATGGAAGTGTCAACCCGGGCGAGATGACCAGCTTCAACCACTATGCATTCGGATCCGTCGCGGACTGGATGCACCGAGTAGTGGCGGGGCTGAGCCCGCTGGAGCCGGGCTACCGACGCGTGCTCTTCGCGCCGAGGCCCGGAGGCGGACTGTCGTCGGCCGCCGCGCGCGTGCGCACCCCGCAGGGGGAAGCGGCCATCGACTGGAGCATCGATGGCGACCGCATACGGGCCGCAGTACAGGTGCCGGAAGGAACCGAGGGGATTCTCAGCCTGCCGGGTATGGCCGAGCGGACCCTCGCCCCGGGGCGCCACCAGATCGAAGAACGGGTTCCTGTCCTCTGA
- a CDS encoding LysR family transcriptional regulator yields MLNVRRLLLLTEASERGSLTAAAEAMGMTTSAASQQMSLLEREAGQPLIERLPRGVRPTPAGAALAERGQAIRRELRAAQADLESYADLDQGTLRLGSFPTASASLLPLALTRFRRRHSGVRIEVRAGVLAELCEMLHTGEVEQALLWDYSWSRIDDQALALTHLLDDPTVLVVPADSPLNADADVHLSDLADQEWIIRADNHPVADVLRRSCRQAGFEPRIAYASHDYQEAQAMVAAGLGIALAPRLALTSRRSDVRLLPFASDGPAPTRRVLLARARTRPATPPAQVMADVLRTVAQRFAAPGLHKAHLGTVRRG; encoded by the coding sequence ATGCTGAATGTGCGCCGCCTGCTCCTGCTCACCGAAGCCTCCGAACGCGGCTCACTCACCGCCGCGGCCGAGGCGATGGGCATGACCACCTCGGCCGCATCGCAGCAGATGTCCCTGCTGGAGCGAGAGGCCGGGCAGCCCTTGATCGAGCGGTTGCCCCGCGGCGTCCGTCCGACGCCGGCAGGCGCTGCGCTGGCTGAACGCGGACAGGCGATTCGCCGCGAGCTGCGAGCCGCCCAGGCGGACCTGGAGTCTTATGCCGACCTCGACCAGGGCACGTTGCGACTCGGATCGTTTCCCACCGCCAGCGCGTCTCTGCTGCCGCTGGCCCTCACCCGCTTTCGCCGTCGCCACTCGGGGGTCCGCATCGAGGTGCGCGCGGGAGTGCTGGCTGAACTGTGCGAGATGCTGCACACCGGCGAGGTGGAGCAGGCACTGCTGTGGGACTACAGCTGGAGCCGCATCGACGACCAGGCCCTGGCTCTCACTCATTTGCTTGACGATCCGACGGTGCTGGTGGTGCCTGCGGACTCGCCGTTGAACGCAGACGCGGATGTGCACCTGAGTGATCTCGCCGATCAGGAGTGGATCATCCGCGCCGACAACCACCCCGTCGCCGATGTGTTGCGCCGCAGCTGCCGGCAGGCCGGTTTCGAACCTCGCATCGCCTATGCCTCGCACGATTACCAGGAAGCGCAGGCCATGGTTGCCGCCGGGCTCGGCATCGCGCTGGCGCCCCGTCTCGCCCTTACCAGTCGCCGAAGTGACGTGCGTCTTCTTCCTTTCGCCTCGGACGGGCCCGCCCCCACCCGACGCGTTCTGCTCGCCCGTGCCCGGACCAGGCCCGCCACCCCACCGGCGCAGGTGATGGCTGACGTGCTGCGCACGGTCGCGCAGCGTTTCGCCGCTCCTGGACTGCACAAAGCGCACCTGGGGACGGTTCGGCGGGGCTGA
- a CDS encoding PrpF domain-containing protein, which translates to MIEKEPDVHTPATLVRGGTSKCWLFHQVHVPAERGELEELLVAAYGATDPVELDGVGGATPTTSKAAVVSASAEPGTDIDYLFAQVGVGTGKVEWSSNCGNCATGVALYAVAKGLVPITGDRTLVRMRNRNTGAQLEGVVDTAGGLVHDFGVQTVPGTRAGGVAVGLTFLDAAGRTTGSLLPTGQTAQELRVDSGDPVLVSMVDAGAPVVLVDAGSVALTGSETVDQMLTHVPWLRAVRHAAAPLMGLTEPGEAPGDAVPKVGLVGKPVPYTTPLGETIAAEDYDVSVRMLSMNTPHPAIGLTSAVAVAAAGLLKGSVAFRAAGGPTGDWLRIGTPAGVVPVRCSDLRNGLPGRVTVQRAARLLADARIYVPEPSRPQAA; encoded by the coding sequence TTGATCGAGAAAGAGCCTGACGTGCACACTCCCGCGACACTGGTCCGCGGCGGCACCAGCAAGTGCTGGTTGTTCCACCAGGTCCACGTCCCCGCTGAACGCGGTGAGCTGGAAGAACTCCTGGTGGCGGCGTACGGCGCCACCGATCCCGTGGAACTTGACGGAGTCGGTGGAGCGACCCCCACCACCTCCAAGGCCGCAGTGGTAAGCGCTTCGGCCGAACCGGGTACAGACATCGACTACCTGTTCGCTCAAGTCGGTGTGGGTACCGGAAAGGTCGAGTGGTCGAGCAACTGCGGCAACTGCGCGACGGGTGTTGCGTTGTACGCAGTCGCAAAGGGCCTCGTGCCGATCACGGGCGACCGGACTCTGGTACGAATGCGCAACCGCAACACAGGAGCTCAGCTGGAAGGCGTCGTGGACACCGCAGGCGGCCTGGTGCACGACTTCGGTGTGCAGACCGTGCCGGGTACCCGGGCAGGCGGGGTTGCGGTCGGCCTCACCTTTCTCGATGCGGCCGGGCGCACCACCGGCTCTCTCCTACCCACCGGGCAGACCGCACAAGAGCTGCGTGTCGACTCCGGGGACCCAGTGCTGGTGAGCATGGTGGACGCCGGCGCGCCGGTCGTTCTGGTGGACGCTGGCAGTGTCGCGCTCACCGGCTCCGAGACAGTGGACCAGATGCTCACGCACGTCCCCTGGCTGCGCGCCGTCCGCCATGCCGCCGCGCCACTGATGGGACTGACCGAACCGGGGGAAGCTCCGGGCGATGCAGTGCCCAAGGTCGGCCTGGTCGGCAAGCCTGTTCCCTATACAACCCCCTTGGGCGAAACCATAGCGGCTGAGGACTACGACGTCTCCGTGCGCATGCTCAGCATGAACACTCCTCACCCCGCGATCGGCCTGACCTCAGCTGTAGCCGTTGCTGCCGCGGGTCTGCTCAAGGGTTCCGTGGCCTTCCGTGCCGCGGGTGGACCGACCGGCGACTGGCTGCGCATCGGTACCCCCGCCGGCGTGGTCCCAGTCCGCTGTTCGGACCTCAGGAACGGTCTGCCGGGTCGGGTCACTGTGCAGCGGGCGGCTCGGCTGCTCGCCGATGCCCGGATCTACGTGCCTGAGCCGAGCCGGCCGCAAGCCGCCTGA